Part of the Quercus robur chromosome 5, dhQueRobu3.1, whole genome shotgun sequence genome, TACATTCCACAACCCTTGTCAGAGTTTGCACGACATCCTTTTAAAGATGATCATCCTTCAAAGGACTCATCTTGACATATCAGAGTTGCTCGAAGTCAAGGCATCAAAGGTTCGCTTGTTGTACCAGTTAGGGATGCCATTAAAATTTCTGAAGAGGAGGTGTGTAATGACCTGGACTACAattggaaaaattttgaaaagtccAATGAAGGGTGTTGATGCAGAGACTTCTATTGATCATGCGCATCTTCTTACAAATAGTGAGTCTTCTATCTCGAAGCTATTCGCAAAGAGTTCAGATCTCAAGAGGCGTAAGTTTGCTGATGTTGGTACGTCATCCAAATTTTTGACTGAGACAGGAAGGACATTTCTCTCATCCCTGTAACCGACCAACCCTTCAGAAGTCTCTACGTTTCAAGCCATGGCGCATGTTTCTTCCGTGCGTAGGAAAGGGGCTTCAATGTTGGGAGATGTTCTTTTAAACAAGCTTTCAAATCTTTTTATGGACAACATCCTCCCACAAGttgaaataaatgaaatctATAGTGGGATTGAAAGTCTTGGAGTGGACCCTCGACACTTGCGTGAAAATGTTGACAAATATTGTGAAGGGGTTGTAGACTATTTGGGGATGAAAGAATCTCTAAATAAACTTCCAAGTCCTGTCAACTTAATTTGACATGAGGCTGAAATTGAACTCCTCCTTTTTGAAGCATCGGATAAGAAAGCATTTTTGACAACCGAGCTCGATACCATTAGATTAAGGATGGCTGACCTGTGAACCGAGCTCGTCCAATTAGAGCAATCAATGTCTCAAATTGAATCTCATCAAGTTGAACAAGACGATGTTGTGCAAGCCTTAGAAGAACAACTTGAAGAAGTTAAATCCACTCCCGTTCTTGAAGACCAGGATATGGAGGCTTTAGAGAAGATACGAGCCCTTCTAGAAGAGAATTGTTCTAGCTTGAAAGACTTGAAATGGATTtcataatctttttatttaattcccTTCATGTGTGTCCTTATGCTTTCCTCTTGTACTATTTTCCTTTTGTCAATCAATAAAGACAACTTTATTTTCTACTCCCTTTTCTTTAGTcataatttgattaaattttttttagcgcGCAATTGAACTTAGCAAAAGATACtaagttgcctacgtacccttaagagggatcaagtcatcacgtaattcaaaagatatttatttatttttattttttgtaaaaaggaAGGAGGGCTCACGTGTGTAATCCTCGCCCCACACCCCACGACACTTCATGGGTACTAATTGCGCAATAGTGGGTATCACTATTAATCGAACCTGAGACTTCGGCCTTAAGGGCGACAAAGGCATCCAACCACTACGCCATACTCGCAAATGGTGACATAGAGTGGGATTAATTTCTCCTTATTGGCATGGTTTCAAAGGTAATGGGAAGACATCATGTACCCTTGTAGTGCTACAGTATGCAATTTAAATTCTTACCAAGGAGCAATCCTCAACTTTCAAGCATAGAAGTGTTTGAGGAACTTCCCATTAATGGGGCCAATCCTTACACCATCATTAGCAATCAACTTGTAAGCTCCATTGGCATAGAATTCTTGCACAACATAAGGTCCATCCTAGTTTGAAGTGAACTTATTGCTTGTATGATGAGTTGTAATGATAGGTCTTTGAATGGCAAGGACTAAGTCACCAACTTGGAATGATTATGGTTTAATTCTTTTATTGAATGCGCTTGAAAGACGAGCTTGAGAGCACTCAAGACGTTGTTGGGCCTCGAGCCTTTTCTCATTAAGTGCCTCTAATTCTTGCAATCTAAGTTTGGCATTTTCTTCTTTAGTCAATCCTTCTTGAATGACAATCTGTAATGATGGGATTTGGTGTTCTAAAGGAAGGATGGCTTCCACCCCATAAACAAGAGAATATGGTGTCGCTTGAGTAGGCGTTCGAAATGTTGTTTAATATGCCCCATAATGCTTCTCCGATTCTTTCGTGCCAGTCTCGCTTTGTCTTGGATACCACCTTCTTCAACAAACTGCCAAGTGTTTTGTTAAATGCTTCAACTAGACCATTTGCCGAGGCATTGTACATGGAGGAGTTGTATTGTTTAAATCCAAACTTCTTGCATAGCTCTGTCATTAGCCTAGTGTAGAATGGTTTGCCATTATCAGTTATGATATAACGAGGGACACCATACCAATAAATCAAATGAGTTCGAATGAAATTGACCATcgtttctttcttcatctcccTAAGAGGCAcatcttccacccatttcgagAAGTAATTAGTTGCTGCCAAGATGTACAAATGGCCATCAGATGATTTTGGAAATGGCCCTATTAGCACTTCTTAGCATACTCCATGGAATCTTGCACCTTAGTAGGCCAATAGTAACCCATTTGTTTGATCCTATAGTGTAGCCTAAGACCTGATTGGTGTGCGCCGCATATTCCAGAATGAGCCTCCTCTAAGGCTTGTTTAGCTTCTTCGTCTCCTAAGCAATGGAGAAACAAACCATCAAATGAACAACAGAAGAGAGTGTCCTTATAATAAATGAATCGAGCAGCCCTTTGCCGAACTTTGGTCTTGTGGCGTATATCATCTGGGAGTCTTCCATGTTGAAGGTACTCAATGATCGCTTGTCACCAATCTTCTTTTTCAACAAGGCATACAGAAATGATGTTAGCttgctcttctttttcttcttcttcaaccatgAGAGGTACCACCCACCTTTGGGAAATAGCAACTTTGGCTGTCTCTTCCTAGTATAATGCTAAGACAGTAGCCAAATTAGCTAAAGCATCAGCCTGCTTATTCTCCTTCCTTGGTATATGCTCCAATGTGATGGCCTCCAAATTTgccagcaacttcttcacatatttgcAATAAGGGATAAGGTCTTCTTTCTTGACATCATAATGCTCCAAGATTTGGTTGATAATTAATTTGGAATCCCCAAAGATCTCAAGTTGCGATATGCCTATCTCAATGGCCATTTGTAGACCAATAATCAATGCTTGATATTCGGCTACGTTGTCAGAGCAAAGTTTAATGAGAACGAGTATAGGAGTATTTTTCGTTATGGAGAAACAAACACTACACCTACCCTCGCTCCTTCTCGATGTGTAGCCCCAtcgaaaaacatcatccatggtGGCATTACTTCAATGTAAAACACGTCTTCATCCGAGAAATCATTGGAGAACTCTCAATCAAATGGAACTGGGTGATCAGCTAAAAAGTCTGCCAATGCTTGTCCTTTGACAGCTTTTTGTGGAACGTATACAAGGTCATATTGTTGTAGCAAGACTGCCCATTGAGCTATACTTGCATGTAGTGCTCTGGTTTGTCCATGGCAAAGAAAAGAGCGAGACACATCTTTTTGATAGGAGAATAATTTAATTCAGCGCCATTGAGAGTTTGACTTAGATACTAAAGGGCTCTTTCCTTcccttctttattttcttgcgCCTTAAGAGAACCTAAAGACTTTTCTTGTGCCGCGATGTACAACACCAAAGGCTTTCTTGGGATAAGAGCACCTAAAACTGGAGGATTAAGCATGTATCTTTTGATGCGTGCAAAAGCATTGCTACAAGCCTCATCCCATTCAAAGTACATATCCTTCTTCATCAATCTATTGAAAGGTTGACATCGACTAGCCAAGTTTGAGATAAATCATCATATGTAGGCTAGTTTTCCCTGCAAGCCTCTAAGTTCTTGCAGATTCTTGGGCTCTGGCATTTTCTAGATAGCTTCAATTTTGGACTGATTGATTTCAATATCGCGGTGCCTCACAATGAAACCAAGAAATTTCCCAGATGTTACGTCAAAAGCGCATTTGCGGGGGTTCATTTTAAGTTGATACTTTTTTAGGCAATTGAACACAGATCACAGATCTGCCAAATGGTCTtccctcctttttgttttaaccACTAGATCATTGACATAACACTCCACGTATTTATGAAGTACATTATCAAAGATCTTTTGCATGGCTCGTTGATAAGTAGCACCAGCGTTCTTTAGTTTGAAAGACATTACCTTGTAACAGTAAATGCCCTTAGGAGGATGAAAAAATGTAAGCTCTTCATCCTTAGGATTCATTCAAATTTGGTTGTAACTTGAAGAACCATCCATGAAAGATAAAGCTTCATCACCAGTAGTGGTGTCAACCATGACCTCAGTGATGGGTAATGAAAAATCATCCTTGGAACATGCATTATTCAAATCATGGAAGTTAATGCACACTTGGATTTGTCCATTCTTCTTTTTGACATGGACGATATTAGTGATCCATTCTAGGTACTGTACTTCACGAATGAAGCTCGCCTTAATTAGCTTATTGACCTCGGTTTCTATTTGAGGGATAAGCACCGGCTGAAAGTGTCTTTGGGCTTGTTTAACTGGGCTCACGCTTTTCTTTACTGCTAAATAGTGTAGAGCAATACTTGGATTGAGCCCAGGCATTTCCTTGTAGGTCCAAGCAAACACATCTTTATATTCTACCAGGAGCTTGAGGtatccttctttttcttcaggAATGAGAAGCGCACTGATGAAAATTGGCCGGGGTTCTTTGGTAGTTCCTAAATTGATCTCTTTAAGTTCATCAACTATAGCTTGTCCTCCATCTTCCGAGGCTGGGGGGGCTTCGTTGACCTCTTCATTGGTTGCTTCAGCATCTGATAGTGTATCCTCTTCTACTGTAATATGAAACGAGGATGATACCTTTTCAATTTGCTCATTGTGGACGAGTGACTGACTTGTGTGTACAATCATTCCCCTTTTGACTTTGAGCGATCCTTCAGTGCTAATATCTAGGGTAGAGTTATGTTTCATGCATGAAGAAATGCTAATGCGGATCTCATCATTAGCTTTCTCCTCCTTTTGAACCTCAAAGtttattgagttttgagagcAACTGTCAATGGCCCTTTTCGTTGCCCCCAATCGATCAAAGATTGATCCACATGCATGAGTGTCTCGATTTTGTGTTAAACAAGCTGTATTTAACCTATCACACACTGTGATTCGTGGCAATGAAGCTTCGATGCGATCGAACACTGAGGCGCGTGATAAAGGctgttcttttctttgattcaaACTTTTGCCGACCTCCACTGTTATGTATTGGGAACTTGAAGTATTGCTTCTTTTCTTGATCTATACTTGAGCTAGTTGTTCTATTGTATAACCTAATCCGGTCTTTGGGATAGGAATTTCATGACCTTTAAGCAACACTTTCCTTTGTGTTTTGCCAAGGCCATGCACCTTCTCCCCAGTGACTTATGGAATTAGTTTCCCTAGGTCCCTTTGTTTTGAGAAATCGAAGCTTGCTATGGCTAACAACGTATATGCCTTTGGGTCGAACCATTCTTTCGTCTGTTCACTTGGTAGAATACCATGCTCTGTCAGACTTTGTGAAGAACTCACAAATCCATTTAATGGCTTCGAGGGCAAAGGATTTGTGGATGAAGTTAAAGGCATGGCatgattttctttcaatatGGCTCCATTCTCCATCGTGAGCATTGTAGGAGGCCTTCCCATGTCTACTGTAGATTGAAGGCATTTCGTGAATGGTGATTGTCCTTTCTTGCGTTGTGTTAATGGTACATAACGGAGGAATGGAGGATTTTTGGAAGGTGTTGAAATTTCCGCTCTCATTGAATTACTGGTAGATTCACTAGAATGATTGTTTCCACATTTTGGACCTTCTTTTGGGGAAGGAATATGCTTTCCAGTGATGAATTTAACATGCTTCTTTTCACCGTGCTTGCTTTCCATGGATGGGATCTCAACTAGGAGAACTTCATTAGGAATGTCATCTTCCACATAAAACTTTGCGTTAGCAAAGTGAGGTTTGGTCTCAGTAAAAGGTTTCAAGTCGGTATTGACCTTTTTTATTCCACTTTGAAGGTACATGAAACATTGATGCAAAGTAGATGGTACTATTTCGTTTCCATGGATCCATGGACGTCCTAACAACATGATTTAGGTTGCCTTGGCATCAATGACATGGAACAAAATGTTGCTTGTcaattttccaataattaattCCAAGTGTATCGTGCTAATCTTGTGTTGTCCTCCTTGGTTAAAACCTTGAATGACCAAATGACTATGCGATAATTCCTCCATAGTAAGATCAAGTCGTCTCATTGTCATTTTTGGTAGTATATTAACAGCTGAACCTCCGTCAATGAGAATACGATCGATCTTTTGTTCACGAGCATAACCAGAGACATAAAGTAGACGATTGTGGGGCTTAGAGCCTAACAACAGATCCTCATTAGTGAAAGTTAAATTTGGATAGCACGCATAACATTCCTGCTTTTGTTGAAGCGTGTTGGTATAAGGGGTGTACATCTCTGGCTCTTCAAGAGTTTGGGTGAGCACTTCTTTTGGTGAGGTGGAGGATTGCGAGGGTTTAACTTCATCAACTTGAGACTGAAGTTCCTTCAAAGATGACAAAGTCTCATCTAGACCACCATGGTGAACAACCTCCTTTCCGTCATGAATTTCGTAATGACAGATCGTGTGAACAGCCTCTGCTGAGtcattttgaaagaattttctgGGGAAGAATTCATCCAATGTGATGAGATTTGGAAGTTTTTGGGTTTATGCTGAATCGTCGTACATTTTTGTTCCcactctttctttccttttatcgCCCCTCCTCTTGATCGAGGCTGAATATGGTTTTGTGCTCTTCTAGACTCTTGGGTGATTAAATGAAGAGGGAATGTTTGTCTCTTCTTCCATCTCCTATGAGTAACCATCGTCCAACCCTCTTCCTCATCCATCGTTgactttttatcatcatttgAGTTATAATCAGATACTTCTTGAGAGAGCTGAACTTGAACAGGTTTCAGAGAACCAAACTGGACGAGCGTGGTATTTGCCCCTTGCTTTGTAGTTAGAGACATGCAACTAGGTAACCCACAAGCAAGTGTTGCAAGGTTTGACTCGACAACATCCTCAAAATCCAAGTCATGGCTAGCTTCATGATGAGTTCTTTAAGAACAAAACATTTTTGGATTGGATGGCTTATGAAGCGATGATGCTTACAATAGTATGGGTCATCAATTTTTCCTATCTCTTCCGGTCATTTGCATTCTGGCAATTCAATTAATTTCAACTTGAGCAGTTGTTCTAGCATTTCAAGCATATTGGCATATGGGAAAGGATATACCTTTTGTTCCCATTCCTTAAGTGACGAGCGACGCATCTCACGCTGTTGGCCTCTCTCAGGCAGCCTTTCATTAGCCTTCACAATTcttgttaaaattttgattgggg contains:
- the LOC126728787 gene encoding uncharacterized protein LOC126728787; amino-acid sequence: MDDVFRWGYTSRRSEGRCSVCFSITKNTPILVLIKLCSDNVAEYQALIIGLQMAIEIGISQLEIFGDSKLIINQILEHYDVKKEDLIPYCKYVKKLLANLEAITLEHIPRKENKQADALANLATVLALY